A part of Deltaproteobacteria bacterium genomic DNA contains:
- a CDS encoding lipid-transfer protein, whose protein sequence is MKRAFAGTTAIAGIGATEFSKNSGRSSLRLAVECSAAAIADAGLRPDQIDGVVLFSVEESPEIDVARSLGIKEITHFSRIHHGGGAACGTIHQAAIAAYSGAAKYVLVYRAFNERSEFRFGAGVHERPPTPSPADVDFGWSSPFGLLTPASWVAMFARRYMYEYGATSADFGRVAVACRKHAAANPQAFFYQKPITLEDHQNSRWIVKPLHLLDCCQESDGGQALIVTTLERARDLPKAPAVIASAVQGAAEDQHMMKSYYRESITGIPEMGLCARQLWADTGLGPEDIQTAIFYDHFTPLVLPQLEEFGFCPRGQAKEFIKDGAIELGGRLPINTHGGQIGEAYIHGMNGIAEAVRQMRGTSVNQVPNVHNVLVTAGTAVPTSALILSQAH, encoded by the coding sequence ATGAAGCGGGCATTCGCGGGAACCACGGCCATCGCCGGCATTGGGGCAACCGAGTTTTCGAAGAACTCGGGGCGTAGCAGCTTGCGCCTGGCGGTCGAGTGCAGCGCGGCAGCGATTGCGGACGCCGGGCTACGGCCGGATCAAATTGACGGCGTCGTCCTGTTCTCGGTCGAGGAGAGCCCGGAGATTGACGTAGCTCGTAGTCTCGGGATCAAGGAGATCACCCATTTCAGCCGCATCCATCACGGCGGCGGCGCGGCCTGCGGCACCATTCATCAAGCCGCCATCGCCGCTTACAGCGGTGCGGCCAAGTACGTACTGGTGTACCGCGCCTTCAACGAGCGCTCGGAATTCCGCTTCGGCGCCGGCGTGCACGAGCGCCCGCCAACGCCGAGCCCGGCTGACGTCGACTTCGGCTGGAGTTCGCCGTTCGGTTTGCTCACGCCGGCTTCGTGGGTAGCGATGTTCGCCCGCCGCTACATGTACGAGTACGGCGCCACCAGCGCGGATTTCGGACGGGTGGCGGTGGCCTGCCGCAAACACGCGGCGGCCAACCCGCAGGCGTTCTTCTATCAGAAGCCGATCACCCTCGAAGATCATCAGAACAGCCGCTGGATCGTCAAGCCGCTGCACTTGCTCGATTGCTGCCAGGAATCCGATGGCGGCCAGGCGCTGATCGTGACCACGCTGGAGCGTGCGCGCGACCTGCCCAAGGCGCCGGCGGTGATCGCCTCGGCGGTGCAAGGAGCGGCGGAAGATCAGCACATGATGAAGAGCTACTACCGAGAGTCGATCACCGGCATTCCTGAAATGGGCTTGTGCGCGCGCCAGTTGTGGGCGGATACCGGCCTCGGGCCGGAGGACATCCAGACCGCGATCTTCTACGATCACTTCACCCCGCTGGTGCTGCCGCAACTGGAGGAGTTCGGCTTCTGCCCCCGGGGCCAGGCCAAGGAGTTCATCAAAGACGGCGCCATTGAGTTAGGCGGGCGGCTGCCGATCAACACCCACGGCGGCCAGATCGGTGAAGCCTACATCCACGGTATGAACGGGATCGCCGAAGCTGTCAGGCAGATGCGCGGGACGTCGGTGAACCAAGTGCCGAACGTGCACAATGTCTTGGTCACTGCCGGTACGGCGGTGCCGACCAGCGCGCTGATCCTGTCACAAGCCCACTGA
- a CDS encoding type IV pilus twitching motility protein PilT codes for MESHRDAFVEKFVTFRKLVTPNQLQQAKTLAAGDGAKSLLEVLQELGLVSDGDAATVVQLYQKSVADQNRITNARAAQRPPTAAPAPAASTPAAPEPVLVPAVPESDAPRIAGFGGLDDYLAYAREIAASDVHLAIGCPPLVRKYGRLAPLPRNALAAEESERLLFGILTDEQRERLGEQKALDFCYVAPDGSRYRACILRQRLGWDGAFRVVQSRVPGFAELGLPEQLQRLTEFNQGLVLVTGPNGCGKSTTMAALVELVNQTRDEHIITIEDPVEYHFVPVHSQINQRQVGAHTKSFSAALRAALREDPDVIMIGELRDRETVSLAITAAETGHLVFGTMHTTSAARTIDRILDVFPADEQPQVRSMISESIRGIVCQQLIPRRDGTGRAPALEIMMNTPAVANLIRERKLFQIPSIIQTSKQLGMQLLDNSLLELVNAGVIDGADAFYAADNKGPFLKWAPKIDGVSAEG; via the coding sequence ATGGAGAGTCATCGCGACGCCTTCGTCGAAAAGTTCGTCACCTTCCGCAAACTCGTGACCCCGAACCAGCTGCAACAAGCCAAGACCTTGGCCGCAGGTGATGGCGCGAAGTCGCTGTTGGAGGTGTTGCAGGAACTCGGCCTGGTCAGCGACGGCGACGCTGCGACCGTGGTACAGCTGTACCAAAAGAGCGTCGCCGACCAGAATCGCATCACCAACGCGCGCGCGGCGCAAAGGCCGCCCACCGCTGCGCCTGCCCCGGCCGCCAGCACTCCGGCTGCTCCCGAGCCGGTGCTAGTCCCCGCGGTGCCCGAGAGCGACGCTCCACGGATCGCCGGCTTCGGCGGCCTCGACGACTACCTCGCCTACGCCCGCGAGATTGCCGCCTCCGACGTACACCTCGCCATCGGCTGCCCGCCGCTGGTGCGCAAGTACGGCCGCCTGGCGCCGTTGCCGCGCAATGCGCTGGCGGCCGAGGAGAGCGAACGGCTGCTGTTCGGGATCTTGACCGACGAGCAGAGAGAGCGGCTCGGGGAGCAGAAGGCGCTCGACTTCTGTTACGTCGCCCCCGACGGCAGCCGCTATCGCGCCTGCATCCTGCGCCAGCGGCTGGGCTGGGACGGTGCCTTCCGGGTGGTGCAGTCGCGGGTTCCGGGCTTCGCGGAGCTCGGCCTGCCGGAGCAGTTGCAGCGCCTGACCGAGTTCAACCAGGGCTTGGTCCTGGTCACCGGGCCGAACGGCTGCGGCAAGTCCACCACCATGGCGGCGCTGGTCGAGTTGGTGAATCAGACTCGCGACGAGCACATCATCACGATCGAAGATCCGGTCGAGTATCACTTCGTGCCGGTGCACTCGCAGATAAATCAGCGGCAGGTGGGCGCCCACACCAAGAGCTTCTCGGCAGCGTTGCGGGCCGCCCTGCGCGAAGACCCGGACGTGATCATGATCGGCGAGCTGCGCGATCGCGAGACCGTCTCGCTCGCCATCACTGCGGCGGAGACCGGCCACCTGGTCTTCGGCACCATGCACACCACCTCGGCGGCACGCACCATCGACCGCATCCTCGACGTGTTCCCGGCCGACGAGCAGCCGCAAGTGCGCAGCATGATCTCCGAGTCGATCCGCGGCATCGTCTGCCAACAGCTGATTCCGCGCCGGGACGGCACCGGCCGGGCGCCGGCGCTCGAAATCATGATGAACACACCGGCGGTCGCCAACCTGATTCGCGAGCGCAAGCTGTTCCAAATCCCCTCGATCATTCAGACCTCGAAGCAACTCGGGATGCAGCTGCTCGACAATTCCCTGCTCGAGCTGGTGAACGCCGGCGTCATCGACGGAGCCGACGCCTTCTACGCCGCAGACAACAAGGGCCCCTTTCTCAAGTGGGCGCCCAAGATCGACGGCGTCAGCGCGGAGGGATAG
- a CDS encoding PilT/PilU family type 4a pilus ATPase, producing the protein MAQIDRLFDVMLAEDGSDLHLAEGQPPKIRRHGHLTALDQPVLTAETMHGYLHEICTPERWQHFLAAGDLDFAYAFADKARFRSNYFHQAHGLGAVFRTIPSRIKTLEELNLPRVLKSFSLLRSGLVLVTGPTGSGKSTTLAAIIDLINETSARHILTIEEPIEFVHPNKTSVFCQREVGTDLNSFADGLRTAGRQDCDVILVGEMRDYETISLAVSAATTGSLVFGTLHTNSAVKTVDRIIDAFPAAQQAQIRTMLADSLKGVCAQILLRSADGNSRIACNEILLSNSALANTIREGKTPNIRNIIQGGRSQGMQLMDDAIQKLLSEQKITREEAYLKATEKSRFSPPAPHE; encoded by the coding sequence ATGGCGCAGATCGATCGGTTGTTCGATGTCATGCTGGCCGAGGACGGCTCGGACCTGCATCTGGCCGAGGGGCAGCCGCCGAAGATCCGCCGCCACGGGCATTTGACCGCGCTCGATCAGCCGGTGCTGACGGCCGAGACGATGCACGGCTACCTGCACGAGATTTGCACCCCCGAGCGCTGGCAGCACTTCCTGGCTGCCGGTGACTTGGATTTCGCCTACGCTTTCGCCGACAAGGCGCGCTTCCGCTCGAACTACTTCCACCAAGCGCACGGGCTGGGGGCGGTCTTCCGTACCATCCCGAGCCGGATCAAGACGCTCGAAGAGCTCAACCTACCGCGGGTGTTGAAATCATTCAGCCTGTTACGTTCCGGCCTGGTGTTGGTCACCGGCCCGACCGGCTCGGGGAAATCGACCACGCTGGCGGCGATCATCGACTTGATCAACGAGACCAGCGCCCGCCACATCTTGACGATCGAGGAGCCGATCGAGTTCGTGCACCCGAACAAGACCTCGGTCTTCTGCCAGCGCGAGGTCGGTACCGATCTGAACTCCTTCGCCGATGGCCTACGCACCGCCGGGCGGCAGGACTGCGATGTGATTCTGGTCGGCGAGATGCGTGATTACGAAACCATCTCGCTCGCCGTCAGCGCCGCGACCACCGGCTCGCTGGTGTTCGGCACCCTGCACACCAACTCCGCGGTCAAGACCGTCGATCGCATCATCGACGCCTTTCCGGCCGCCCAGCAGGCGCAGATCCGCACCATGCTTGCCGATTCGCTCAAGGGCGTGTGCGCACAGATCCTGCTGCGCTCGGCCGACGGCAACAGCCGCATCGCCTGCAACGAGATCCTGTTGTCGAACTCGGCGCTGGCGAACACCATCCGCGAGGGCAAGACGCCCAACATCCGCAACATCATCCAGGGCGGCCGCAGCCAGGGCATGCAGCTGATGGACGATGCCATTCAGAAGCTCCTCAGCGAGCAGAAGATCACCCGCGAAGAGGCCTACCTGAAGGCCACGGAGAAATCCCGCTTCAGCCCGCCCGCGCCCCACGAGTAG
- a CDS encoding AAA family ATPase: MLVAKVAERRISGDSAHPPSSVPGAVLRSRLSGTRLVGREREIASLSAATTEAFAGSGRIVFLSGEPGVGKSALAMSTAREAQRQGAWISYTRGWSGDRLIPFSPWYRILAAVDADLLPPELGATYLSLQQLLADSAQVAGAGIGSGARDKQPERCGENTAPGVSARLISFFRKLARLRPVCLVFDDLQLADPASLAVIAQLSDHIPATRLLVLGAYTTAELAAVHQLRDLLTELARHPAAEWLTLGPLAPRDIARLIEHAIGKRPSGPLVAAIYRRTDGNPWLAIELINFLQSHGGSTEQAASTCPVPECVRQRVRGWLARLSSSCQRTLYSASVMGARFHPSELAVVSGLEPQVVSTAVAEAMAAGLIAAEVDGAGRYRFIHGLVRDAIHEHLPHSQRLEARNDLPKGGPATTQKHESVFRREGQYWTIVFGGQVVRLRDTAGLRYISYLIRHTGQDVHVIELVGARGNGNGTCAAPAVPPNPAQLAAEGLQFGWGNGNGVVLDTAAKAAYQRRLTSLDEDLEEARRCNDTGRIAVVQREMDFLLSHLAGALREDGRSRGTNSAAGRARVNVCNSISATIKTLREHLPALARHFANSIRTGILCRYSPGGASPWNT; this comes from the coding sequence ATGCTCGTCGCTAAAGTGGCTGAGCGTCGCATTAGCGGGGACAGCGCCCACCCGCCAAGTTCGGTCCCGGGCGCAGTCCTTCGGAGCCGCCTCTCGGGTACCAGACTCGTCGGCCGAGAGCGTGAGATAGCCTCCCTTTCAGCGGCAACAACCGAGGCCTTCGCGGGCTCGGGGCGGATTGTGTTCCTCAGCGGCGAACCGGGCGTCGGCAAGAGCGCTCTGGCTATGAGCACAGCTCGGGAGGCGCAGCGCCAGGGTGCGTGGATCAGCTATACTCGCGGCTGGAGCGGCGACCGGCTCATCCCCTTCTCCCCTTGGTACCGCATCCTGGCGGCGGTAGACGCTGACCTCCTCCCGCCAGAGCTTGGCGCCACCTACCTTAGCTTGCAGCAGCTACTGGCCGACTCCGCGCAAGTGGCGGGTGCCGGAATTGGTTCGGGCGCCCGCGACAAGCAGCCGGAGCGATGCGGCGAAAATACCGCCCCTGGCGTTTCCGCTCGCCTGATCTCGTTCTTCAGGAAGCTGGCTCGCCTGCGCCCCGTGTGCCTCGTGTTCGACGATTTGCAGCTAGCCGATCCGGCTTCACTGGCCGTGATCGCACAGCTCAGCGACCACATCCCGGCGACCAGGCTGCTGGTACTCGGCGCGTATACCACCGCGGAGCTAGCGGCCGTGCACCAGTTGCGTGATCTTCTGACCGAGCTCGCTCGCCATCCAGCCGCCGAGTGGCTAACGCTAGGCCCGCTGGCGCCGCGAGACATTGCTCGCCTCATTGAGCACGCCATCGGCAAGCGGCCGTCTGGGCCGCTGGTAGCAGCAATTTACCGGCGAACTGACGGGAACCCCTGGCTAGCCATCGAACTCATCAATTTTCTGCAATCGCACGGCGGCAGCACCGAGCAGGCGGCTTCGACCTGTCCCGTACCGGAATGTGTTCGCCAACGCGTTCGCGGCTGGCTTGCCAGGCTTTCCTCGTCGTGTCAGCGCACCCTCTACTCTGCTAGTGTCATGGGCGCTCGCTTCCACCCGTCCGAGCTTGCGGTGGTTTCCGGCTTGGAACCACAAGTGGTCTCGACAGCTGTAGCTGAAGCCATGGCGGCGGGGCTGATCGCTGCGGAGGTGGATGGCGCCGGCCGATACCGGTTTATCCACGGGTTAGTTCGCGACGCGATTCACGAGCACCTGCCGCACAGCCAACGCCTTGAAGCGCGCAACGATCTGCCCAAAGGCGGGCCTGCGACCACGCAGAAGCACGAAAGCGTCTTTCGCCGAGAAGGGCAATACTGGACGATCGTGTTCGGAGGACAAGTGGTCCGGCTGCGAGACACAGCGGGACTCCGCTACATCAGTTACCTGATTCGGCATACTGGCCAAGATGTGCACGTGATCGAGCTCGTCGGTGCACGTGGTAACGGCAATGGTACCTGTGCTGCGCCGGCCGTGCCCCCTAACCCGGCCCAACTCGCCGCCGAAGGGCTCCAGTTCGGCTGGGGCAATGGCAACGGGGTCGTGCTCGACACCGCCGCAAAGGCTGCCTACCAGCGCCGCCTTACCAGCCTGGATGAGGATCTCGAAGAGGCGCGCCGGTGCAACGATACCGGGCGCATCGCCGTGGTGCAGCGGGAGATGGATTTCCTATTGTCACACCTAGCCGGGGCTCTGCGTGAAGATGGCCGCAGCCGCGGCACAAACTCCGCCGCCGGGCGGGCGCGCGTGAATGTATGCAACAGCATCTCGGCAACGATAAAGACGTTGCGCGAGCACTTGCCGGCTTTGGCGCGCCATTTCGCCAACAGCATCCGAACCGGCATCCTCTGCCGCTACAGCCCAGGCGGCGCCAGCCCTTGGAATACCTGA